A stretch of the Pseudobacteroides sp. genome encodes the following:
- the rpiB gene encoding ribose 5-phosphate isomerase B, with translation MIGIGSDHGGFNLKNEIIKFLTDKGYEVKDFGTCNTESVDYPSFGEAVAEAVSKGECEKGIVICGTGIGISIAANKVKGIRAALCTDSYMAKMSREHNDSNILALGERVLGLGVALDIVETWLDTKYLGGRHQLRLDKISQIEEKNGSK, from the coding sequence TTGATAGGTATAGGCAGCGATCATGGCGGTTTTAACTTAAAAAATGAAATAATTAAATTTCTTACGGACAAAGGCTATGAGGTAAAGGATTTCGGAACTTGCAATACTGAGTCTGTTGATTATCCCAGCTTTGGAGAGGCTGTTGCCGAAGCTGTAAGTAAAGGGGAATGCGAAAAGGGTATAGTTATATGCGGTACAGGTATAGGTATATCTATTGCAGCAAATAAAGTTAAGGGAATAAGAGCGGCTCTTTGTACAGATTCATATATGGCAAAAATGTCCAGAGAGCACAATGACTCAAATATTCTTGCATTAGGAGAAAGGGTACTGGGTTTGGGAGTAGCTCTTGATATAGTGGAAACCTGGTTAGACACCAAGTATCTTGGGGGAAGGCACCAGTTAAGACTTGATAAAATTTCTCAAATTGAAGAGAAAAA